One Roseimicrobium gellanilyticum DNA window includes the following coding sequences:
- a CDS encoding M16 family metallopeptidase, giving the protein MFTLPPNSAQLRTLANGLEVIILEDHSHPLAAVQLWVKAGSLHEEKWTGAGLAHLVEHMFFKGTERRTAPEIAQEIQARGGYVNAYTTFNRTVYWIDGVAEHVDGYLDILSDMARRSTFHADELIKEQEVIRREFAMDNDDPQSVVQHLLQATAFREHPLRHPIIGHLQIFNQVSRDDLLHFVHRHYVPNNCFLVIVGDVDTEKTLQQVEQHFGSWERRPYEPVMMPEEPTQVAPRRAEHEFNTDIVRLSMGWHIHGDTHPDKPALDVLGFVLGSGRSSRLNVELRERLGVAHWVGSGAWSALDRGVFALEAECDGDDLVKAEAAIGSVLQKFKDQGCTKDELDKAVNATLSGQLRMRSTTRGMASSLGHSWLAVGNLDYDRTFLQRVSDLTVSDVTNVANRYLTEATLSRVSLHPTGTLKKQSKNGNGVKREEAQRFVLSNGLTLLVGENPRLPLVSMRAQFLAGVPVETMANAGATQVAAQMLLKGTATRTDEQIGSLLEDRGGSVTANGDVHRFFAGAEVMKGDEALAMELLGDLLISPSFPEAHLKKIQKRQLAAIREEMEDPLTVALRCARRDIFATLPYERTAMGTLETVEKLSVDSCRSIWQQSVTGGNGIISVFGDVKADEMRALVERHFASLPEGARSTAGFAPMTQTASPLRRELTLDKEQGVLVLGFPTVGMKDANVPALNLIDEACSDMGSRLFNHIREKMGLAYYVGAQAFHALGAGAFYFYVGCDPKKLDLVEEELRKQIADLAAGGLESAEFQRAKTTWKSSWLRQQQGNGAMADALGWDELNGFGFRHHAKLPEILESVTEAQVKDVAARFFDPAKAFTVRVKP; this is encoded by the coding sequence ATGTTCACTCTGCCCCCCAATTCCGCCCAGCTCCGCACCCTGGCCAATGGCCTTGAAGTCATCATCCTTGAGGATCACTCCCATCCGCTGGCGGCCGTCCAGCTTTGGGTGAAGGCTGGCAGCCTCCATGAGGAGAAATGGACTGGCGCGGGCCTGGCGCATTTGGTGGAGCACATGTTCTTCAAGGGCACCGAGCGCCGCACCGCCCCGGAAATCGCCCAGGAAATCCAGGCTCGTGGTGGCTATGTGAACGCCTACACCACCTTCAACCGCACGGTCTACTGGATCGATGGTGTGGCTGAGCATGTGGACGGCTATCTGGACATCCTCTCGGACATGGCACGGCGCTCCACCTTCCATGCGGATGAGTTGATCAAGGAGCAGGAGGTCATCCGCCGTGAGTTCGCCATGGACAATGATGATCCCCAGTCCGTGGTGCAGCACCTTCTCCAGGCCACGGCATTCCGCGAGCATCCCCTGCGCCATCCCATCATCGGACACCTGCAGATTTTCAATCAGGTGAGTCGCGATGATCTCCTTCACTTTGTGCACCGCCACTATGTGCCGAACAATTGTTTCCTCGTCATCGTGGGTGACGTCGATACGGAAAAGACGCTACAGCAGGTGGAGCAGCACTTCGGCTCCTGGGAGCGTCGTCCCTATGAGCCTGTGATGATGCCGGAGGAGCCCACACAGGTGGCTCCACGTCGTGCCGAGCATGAGTTCAATACGGACATCGTACGCCTCAGCATGGGCTGGCACATCCATGGCGACACTCATCCTGACAAGCCAGCGCTCGACGTGCTGGGGTTTGTCCTGGGCAGCGGTCGGAGCTCCCGTTTGAATGTGGAACTCCGCGAGCGCCTTGGCGTGGCCCATTGGGTGGGCTCCGGTGCATGGTCCGCGCTGGACCGTGGTGTCTTCGCCCTGGAGGCCGAATGTGATGGTGATGACCTTGTGAAGGCGGAGGCCGCCATCGGGAGCGTGTTGCAGAAGTTCAAGGATCAGGGCTGCACCAAGGATGAACTCGACAAGGCGGTGAATGCCACCCTCAGCGGCCAGCTCCGCATGCGCAGCACCACGAGAGGCATGGCGTCCAGCCTTGGCCACAGCTGGCTGGCCGTGGGAAATCTGGACTACGATCGCACCTTCCTGCAGCGTGTCAGCGATCTGACGGTCAGTGATGTCACGAATGTGGCGAACCGTTACCTCACGGAGGCCACGCTTTCACGGGTATCCCTGCATCCCACCGGCACGCTGAAGAAGCAGTCAAAGAATGGCAACGGTGTGAAGCGTGAGGAAGCGCAACGCTTTGTGCTGAGCAATGGACTCACGCTCCTGGTCGGTGAGAATCCGCGCCTTCCGCTGGTGTCGATGCGCGCGCAGTTCCTTGCAGGCGTGCCTGTGGAGACCATGGCGAATGCCGGCGCCACGCAGGTGGCCGCGCAGATGCTGCTGAAAGGAACTGCCACCCGCACGGACGAGCAGATTGGTTCGCTGCTGGAAGATCGCGGTGGCTCCGTGACGGCGAATGGCGATGTGCATCGATTCTTCGCCGGTGCAGAGGTGATGAAGGGCGATGAGGCCCTCGCCATGGAACTGCTGGGCGATTTGCTGATTTCCCCTTCCTTCCCCGAGGCTCACCTGAAGAAGATCCAGAAGCGGCAGCTTGCTGCCATCCGTGAAGAAATGGAGGATCCGCTGACGGTGGCGCTGCGTTGCGCCCGCCGCGACATCTTCGCGACCTTGCCCTATGAGCGCACTGCCATGGGAACGCTTGAAACGGTGGAGAAGCTCTCCGTCGATTCCTGCCGCTCGATCTGGCAGCAATCCGTGACGGGGGGCAACGGCATCATCTCCGTCTTCGGCGATGTGAAAGCGGATGAGATGCGCGCACTGGTGGAACGTCATTTCGCCAGCCTGCCGGAAGGCGCGCGCTCCACGGCGGGATTCGCGCCCATGACCCAGACGGCGAGCCCGCTGCGTCGCGAGCTCACGCTGGACAAGGAGCAAGGCGTGCTGGTGCTGGGCTTCCCGACTGTGGGCATGAAAGACGCCAACGTGCCTGCGCTCAATCTTATCGATGAAGCATGCAGCGACATGGGCTCGCGTCTCTTCAATCACATTCGCGAGAAGATGGGCCTGGCCTACTATGTGGGCGCGCAAGCCTTTCATGCGCTGGGCGCCGGAGCCTTCTACTTCTATGTGGGCTGCGATCCGAAGAAGCTCGACCTCGTGGAAGAGGAACTGCGCAAGCAGATTGCCGACCTCGCCGCTGGCGGCCTTGAGAGTGCCGAGTTCCAGCGTGCGAAGACCACGTGGAAGTCCTCCTGGCTGCGTCAGCAGCAGGGGAATGGAGCCATGGCAGACGCACTGGGCTGGGATGAACTGAATGGTTTTGGCTTCCGCCACCACGCGAAGCTCCCGGAGATTCTGGAGAGCGTTACCGAGGCGCAGGTGAAGGATGTTGCGGCTCGCTTCTTTGATCCGGCGAAGGCGTTCACGGTGCGGGTGAAGCCGTGA
- a CDS encoding Minf_1886 family protein, protein MKDYIAFQLAVHEVCRKDSRFSPQAYGFLCETLEHTSKILDRSEGEDRHVSGQELMQGWRDLAVQQFGPMAWFVMCEWGVLSSENVGAMVYNFIEIGYFRKNETDNIEDFSDGVDLETALKKPFIPARLEPGAE, encoded by the coding sequence ATGAAGGACTATATCGCTTTCCAGCTAGCGGTGCATGAGGTTTGCCGGAAGGACTCACGGTTCTCTCCCCAGGCATACGGCTTCCTTTGTGAGACCCTGGAGCATACCTCCAAGATATTGGATCGCTCCGAGGGGGAAGACCGCCACGTGTCCGGCCAGGAGCTCATGCAGGGCTGGCGGGACCTCGCCGTGCAGCAGTTCGGGCCCATGGCATGGTTCGTCATGTGCGAGTGGGGGGTGCTCAGCAGCGAGAATGTGGGCGCCATGGTCTACAACTTCATCGAAATCGGCTACTTCCGGAAGAACGAGACGGACAACATTGAGGATTTTTCCGATGGGGTGGATCTCGAGACGGCGCTGAAAAAGCCCTTCATCCCGGCCCGGCTGGAGCCCGGAGCCGAATGA